In one Notolabrus celidotus isolate fNotCel1 chromosome 1, fNotCel1.pri, whole genome shotgun sequence genomic region, the following are encoded:
- the LOC117821856 gene encoding uncharacterized protein LOC117821856 produces the protein MMTERCRSAGLRVTRNLVYEVQSVLDPEGIVRRRGRRLRRRHYSVPGPNYLWHMDSYDKLTPFGIGVNGCIDGFSRYIVWMHANFTNSKPEVIAAYYIGAVSEHGGCPKIIRSDLGTENVHVNRLQNFLREDDNGTTHGPCVLQGRSTANQRIESWWGQYRRQNADYWRDLFQEFQSVGDFNGDIVDKGLIQFCFLDVIQKELDTVVRMWNRHRIRPGGNGRDLYHGKPFLMFHMPQLYQAQDHLQPVDYDRLNVMLEEDVCLWKTDIVCDPDLHELCVLIMEEHNLEAGHNAAEATRLYRQLRPLIRAL, from the exons ATGATGACTGAGAGGTGCAGATCAGCAGGACTGCGGGTCACAAGAAACCTGGTGTATGAAGTGCAATCTGTTTTAGACCCAGAAGGTATAGTGCGGAGAAGAGGTAGGAGACTCAGAAGAAGGCATTACAGTGTACCAGGACCAAATTACCTTTGGCACATGGACTCGTACGATAAACTCACACCATTTGGTATTGGTGTGAATGGATGCATTGATGGCTTCTCGCGATATATTGTCTGGATGCACGCAAATTTCACTAACAGCAAACCGGAAGTTATTGCAGCTTATTACATTGGTGCTGTTAGTGAACATGGGGGTTGTCCAAAAATAATCAGATCTGATCTTGGTACAGAGAATGTACACGTCAACAGATTGCAGAACTTTTTGCGTGAAGATGACAATGGCACAACTCATGGACCATGTGTGCTTCAAGGAAGAAGTACTGCAAATCAAAGAATTGAAAGCTGGTGGGGACAGTATCGGAGACAGAATGCAGACTACTGGAGAGATTTGTTCCAGGAGTTCCAGTCAGTTGGCGACTTCAATGGCGATATAGTCGACAAAGGTCTTATCCAGTTCTGCTTTCTTGATGTCATACAG aaggaGCTAGACACTGTGGTGAGAATGTGGAACAGACATCGGATCCGGCCTGGAGGCAATGGACGTGATTTGTATCATGGAAAACCGTTCCTCATGTTTCATATGCCACAACTTTACCAAGCACAGGACCACCTCCAGCCAGTGGACTATGACAGACTTAACGTCATGCTAGAAGAGGATGTTTGCCTTTGGAAAACTGACATTGTCTGTGATCCAGACCTTCATGAGCTCTGTGTCTTGATCATGGAAGAACATAACCTTGAGGCTGGCCATAATGCTGCTGAGGCAACCAGACTCTACAGACAGCTGAGGCCCTTGATAAGAGCACTTTAG